From Acinetobacter sp. WCHAc010034, a single genomic window includes:
- the nadS gene encoding NadS family protein yields MDNHLFDDLVSSIKEAGAIKRKEIQASRVTKLELPDIKEVREKTGLSQVEFASRLHISARTLQNWEQGRRYPTGPAVTLIRILDAHPSLI; encoded by the coding sequence ATGGATAACCATTTATTTGATGATCTGGTTTCTTCGATTAAAGAAGCAGGCGCAATCAAACGTAAAGAGATCCAAGCAAGCCGAGTTACTAAGCTTGAATTACCCGATATTAAAGAAGTGCGTGAAAAAACGGGTTTAAGCCAAGTTGAATTTGCTTCACGTCTGCATATTAGCGCAAGAACACTACAGAACTGGGAACAAGGGCGACGTTACCCCACTGGCCCAGCAGTGACTTTAATTCGTATTCTAGATGCACATCCAAGCCTGATCTAA
- a CDS encoding type II toxin-antitoxin system RelE/ParE family toxin → MLFIETSIFTKQIKELVSDEEYRQLQQDLLVQPDKGDVVKNGGGIRKVRCAQGNKGKSGGIRVIYYWVNEDHQIFFLLAYPKSVKDTLTDKETAILRQLVKEQLHG, encoded by the coding sequence ATGTTATTTATTGAAACCAGTATTTTTACCAAACAAATTAAAGAGCTTGTGTCTGATGAAGAATACCGTCAGTTACAGCAAGATCTTTTGGTACAGCCTGATAAGGGCGATGTGGTTAAAAATGGTGGTGGCATTCGTAAAGTACGTTGTGCTCAAGGCAACAAAGGAAAAAGTGGCGGTATCCGGGTGATTTATTATTGGGTTAATGAAGATCACCAAATCTTTTTCTTATTGGCTTATCCAAAATCAGTAAAAGATACTCTGACCGATAAGGAAACAGCCATTCTTCGTCAATTAGTGAAGGAGCAACTTCATGGATAA